Genomic DNA from Shewanella woodyi ATCC 51908:
GAAGATCTGGATGAGACACTATGTTTGTCATCAATGCTTTGCTCAAACCTAATCCGCGATACTCATCGAGAATAAATACGTCCGCGAGATAAGCATAGGTGGCCCTGTCAGTGATCAAACGGCCAAAACCTATCTGTGCGTTATCGTCAGTAAACACACCAAAACAGAGTGAATTCATCAGTGCTTTTTTCAATACAGACTTAGGAATACCTTTAGCCCAATAACTTTCAGAGACAAAACCATGGATCACATCGATATCCATCTCACTTAACTCGGTACTTATCCTATACCTCTGCATCCAACACTACTCCAAAGCCATAAATGAATATATGAAACTAACAGCATAAGCTATTTTTTCAACCCCATATTTGAGGCATATTCAATATGAAAATGATTAGAGGATAAAAGCAGTAACAGCACTAAGCGCATGTTTAAGTGTTAGTTAACTACGATACTTTGCCCATAACCCCCTTTGTGATGGTGTTAAAAAGCTCCAAGCCAGCACACGGGTCAGCTTATTTCCCTGAGCCATATCTATGGTCTTGACGGTGATAGCTCCCACCCTTTTAAGTTCGGTATAACAAGCCTCTAAATT
This window encodes:
- a CDS encoding GNAT family N-acetyltransferase; protein product: MQRYRISTELSEMDIDVIHGFVSESYWAKGIPKSVLKKALMNSLCFGVFTDDNAQIGFGRLITDRATYAYLADVFILDEYRGLGLSKALMTNIVSHPDLQGLRRMVLATRDAHGLYAKFGFETVPNPETLMQVWQPEVYSVSE